The following are from one region of the Jatrophihabitans telluris genome:
- a CDS encoding AMIN-like domain-containing (lipo)protein, translated as MTSNSTVPRRIGAGSAALIALAAAIWVAVLPQPAAALPAYVCGTVSGGSSSVSAHVVDVRVGQHVGFDRFVVQFAGSKIPSFTLTPKSSAVFYLDGSGKPVTLRGTAGLKVVMRSTTGIGTFSGPTDIRPAFVQLREARQIGDFEGVTSWGLGLAHQSCKRVFTLTGPTRLVIDLPH; from the coding sequence ATGACCAGCAACTCCACCGTCCCCCGCCGCATCGGCGCCGGCAGCGCCGCCCTCATCGCCCTGGCAGCCGCGATCTGGGTGGCGGTCCTACCCCAGCCGGCCGCCGCCCTTCCCGCCTACGTGTGCGGAACGGTGTCGGGCGGATCGAGCAGCGTCTCCGCCCACGTCGTCGACGTCCGGGTCGGCCAGCACGTCGGCTTCGACCGCTTCGTCGTTCAGTTCGCGGGCTCGAAGATCCCGAGCTTCACGCTGACCCCGAAGTCCAGCGCGGTGTTCTACCTCGACGGCAGCGGCAAGCCCGTCACCCTGCGGGGCACGGCCGGGTTGAAGGTGGTCATGCGTTCGACCACCGGGATCGGCACCTTCTCCGGGCCGACCGACATCAGACCCGCCTTCGTTCAGCTGCGCGAGGCTCGCCAGATCGGTGATTTCGAAGGAGTGACGAGTTGGGGACTCGGGCTGGCCCACCAGTCCTGCAAGCGGGTCTTCACGCTGACCGGGCCGACCCGGCTGGTCATTGACCTGCCCCACTGA
- a CDS encoding M1 family metallopeptidase: MIARKRLSTPAVLASAATGLLLLSGISPAVADSRSASRAGSAPALSAARARVQPTPGSSSGGDPYFPRQGNGGYDALGYRIHVEYTPSSHALKGHAIVRARATKALSKFNLDLRRTMKVTSVTVDGRAARFSQPARAVQELAITPAKALRKDQTFTVSVRYAGTTTPVTDPDGSPDGWIPTPDGAFVASEPQGSPSWFPVNDSPKDKALYAVSITVPKGITAVSNGNLLSARTAHGRTTWAWQLNQPVSSYLVTATVGKFTLTKGRTGKGVPYLIAVDPTQRSQSAKVLKKLPAMVDYFSSVYGRYPFGSAGAIVDNAPNVGYALETATRPVFDSAPDELTLAHELAHQWYGDDVTLARWRDIWLNEGFAEFSSWLWDEHSGGTSAAAHLSTLMAVPADDPVWSPPPGNPGSAAAIFSDSVYERGAATLQALREKLGDPVFFAVMRGWAGAHRYGNATVPEFVHFAGSVSGQDLTAFFQNWLYASGKPTR, from the coding sequence ATGATCGCTCGCAAGCGCCTAAGCACACCGGCCGTGCTCGCCAGCGCCGCGACCGGCCTGCTGTTGCTGTCCGGCATCTCGCCGGCGGTCGCAGACTCGAGGTCGGCCTCGCGGGCCGGCTCGGCACCGGCGCTGTCCGCGGCCCGGGCGAGGGTCCAGCCCACCCCCGGATCGTCCTCGGGCGGCGACCCGTACTTCCCGCGGCAGGGCAACGGTGGCTACGACGCGCTGGGTTACCGCATCCACGTCGAATACACGCCCTCCAGCCATGCCCTGAAGGGGCATGCCATCGTCCGGGCCCGGGCGACGAAGGCGCTGTCGAAGTTCAACCTGGACCTGCGACGCACGATGAAGGTCACCAGCGTCACCGTCGACGGCAGAGCGGCCCGGTTCAGCCAACCCGCCAGGGCTGTACAGGAACTGGCCATCACCCCGGCGAAGGCGCTGCGCAAGGACCAGACGTTCACGGTCAGCGTGCGCTACGCCGGCACGACCACGCCGGTCACGGATCCCGACGGTTCGCCGGACGGGTGGATTCCGACCCCGGACGGCGCGTTCGTCGCCAGCGAGCCGCAGGGATCGCCGTCCTGGTTCCCGGTGAACGACAGCCCGAAGGACAAGGCGTTGTACGCGGTGTCGATCACCGTGCCGAAGGGGATCACCGCGGTCTCCAACGGCAACCTGCTCTCGGCCAGGACCGCGCACGGACGAACCACCTGGGCCTGGCAGCTGAATCAGCCCGTCTCCAGCTACCTGGTCACCGCCACGGTCGGAAAGTTCACGCTCACCAAGGGCCGTACGGGTAAGGGCGTGCCCTACCTGATCGCGGTCGATCCGACGCAGCGCAGCCAGTCGGCCAAGGTGCTGAAGAAGCTGCCGGCCATGGTCGACTACTTCAGCTCGGTGTACGGCCGCTACCCCTTCGGCAGCGCCGGCGCGATCGTCGACAACGCTCCGAACGTCGGCTACGCGCTGGAGACCGCGACCCGTCCCGTCTTCGACTCGGCCCCGGACGAGTTGACGCTGGCCCACGAGCTGGCGCACCAGTGGTACGGCGACGACGTGACCCTGGCGCGCTGGCGGGACATCTGGCTCAACGAAGGCTTCGCCGAGTTCTCCTCCTGGCTGTGGGACGAACACTCCGGTGGCACCAGCGCCGCCGCGCACTTGAGCACCCTGATGGCCGTGCCCGCCGACGACCCGGTGTGGAGCCCGCCGCCAGGCAACCCCGGTTCGGCCGCCGCGATCTTCTCCGACTCGGTCTACGAACGCGGCGCGGCCACCCTGCAGGCGCTGCGGGAGAAGCTGGGTGACCCGGTGTTCTTCGCCGTCATGCGCGGCTGGGCGGGTGCTCATCGCTACGGCAACGCCACCGTGCCCGAGTTCGTCCACTTCGCCGGCAGCGTCAGCGGACAGGACCTAACCGCGTTCTTCCAGAACTGGCTCTACGCCAGCGGCAAGCCCACCCGCTGA
- a CDS encoding MarR family winged helix-turn-helix transcriptional regulator codes for MSQFSDDEITRLRIALRRIVKLVDRHVSVDGMTHTQLSVLGTVVRRGPLSASELAELEGINPTMLSRVIGKLEQAGLLTRTPDPDDRRALQIQATAAGQRLQHRLRRQRGQLFTERVQLMAPEHSALLLDALPALESLAIVMDDSAPTPTPTPAPTPTSTPTPTPSPSR; via the coding sequence ATGTCGCAGTTCTCCGACGACGAGATCACTCGATTGCGCATAGCCCTGCGCCGCATCGTGAAACTGGTCGACCGGCACGTCTCCGTCGACGGGATGACCCACACCCAGCTGTCGGTCCTGGGCACCGTGGTGCGGCGGGGTCCGCTGAGCGCCAGCGAACTGGCCGAGCTCGAAGGGATCAATCCGACCATGTTGTCCCGCGTCATCGGCAAGCTCGAACAAGCCGGCCTGCTGACCCGGACGCCGGACCCGGACGATCGCCGCGCATTGCAGATACAGGCCACCGCGGCCGGCCAACGACTGCAGCACCGGCTCCGCCGCCAACGCGGTCAACTGTTCACCGAACGGGTGCAGCTGATGGCCCCCGAGCATTCCGCGCTGTTGCTCGACGCGCTGCCGGCGTTGGAATCACTGGCGATCGTCATGGACGACTCGGCACCGACACCGACACCGACACCGGCACCGACACCGACATCGACACCGACACCGACACCGAGCCCGTCCCGATGA
- a CDS encoding MFS transporter: MTGAVLARRVNGLGRQTFSSLSNRNYRRYYSGQAVSLIGTWMQTVAQSWLVLQLTGSGTALGVSVALQTLPVLVLGPYGGVVADRVDKRRLMVVLQSLMGLLALVLGLLTVTHAVRLWEVYLLAFLLGLNNCFENPARQAFVLEMVGPAELRNAVSLNSVLVNAARAVGPAVAGVIIALGGIGICFLLNALSFVAVVVSLLRLDTSALQPSTPAVRARGQLREGLRYVRRTPTIAVPLLMMALIGCLAYEFQVVLPVVAKQTFGGGAQAYGFMTAAMGTGAVVGGLWVAARGRTGVRALVKSAALFGLVIGGAAVAPSLYWELVALTLVGAASVGVMAKGNSTLQLEAAPTMRGRVMALWAVAFLGSTPIGGPIAGAVSEQYGGRAGLALGAVACLVAAGLAAVFLRSQRSGSAGGLAAGVEPVLEERG; this comes from the coding sequence ATGACCGGTGCCGTGCTCGCTCGTCGCGTCAACGGTCTCGGACGTCAGACCTTCTCCTCGCTGTCCAACCGCAACTACCGCCGCTACTACTCCGGCCAGGCGGTCTCGCTCATCGGCACCTGGATGCAGACCGTCGCCCAGAGCTGGCTGGTACTACAGCTGACCGGTTCCGGAACGGCCCTCGGGGTGTCCGTCGCGTTGCAGACGCTGCCGGTGCTGGTCCTCGGACCGTACGGGGGCGTCGTGGCCGACCGCGTCGACAAGCGCCGCCTGATGGTCGTGCTGCAGTCTCTGATGGGTCTTTTGGCGCTCGTGCTCGGCCTGCTCACGGTGACCCACGCGGTTCGGTTGTGGGAGGTGTACCTGCTCGCCTTCCTACTCGGCCTCAACAACTGTTTCGAGAACCCGGCGCGGCAGGCGTTCGTGCTGGAGATGGTCGGCCCGGCGGAGCTGCGTAACGCGGTGAGCCTCAACTCCGTGCTGGTCAATGCCGCGCGCGCCGTGGGGCCCGCCGTGGCCGGGGTGATCATCGCCCTGGGCGGTATCGGGATCTGTTTCCTGCTCAACGCGCTCAGCTTCGTCGCGGTCGTGGTCTCGCTGCTCAGACTGGACACCTCGGCCCTGCAGCCCTCGACGCCGGCCGTCCGCGCCCGCGGCCAGCTTCGTGAAGGGCTGCGCTACGTCCGGCGCACCCCCACGATCGCGGTACCGCTGTTGATGATGGCTCTGATCGGCTGCCTGGCCTACGAGTTCCAGGTCGTGCTGCCGGTCGTGGCGAAGCAGACCTTCGGCGGTGGAGCGCAGGCCTACGGCTTCATGACGGCGGCGATGGGTACGGGTGCGGTGGTCGGCGGTTTGTGGGTCGCCGCGCGCGGCCGGACCGGGGTCCGGGCACTGGTCAAGTCGGCGGCCCTGTTCGGGCTCGTCATCGGCGGGGCCGCCGTGGCCCCGTCGCTGTACTGGGAACTGGTCGCGCTCACACTGGTCGGCGCGGCCAGCGTCGGGGTGATGGCGAAGGGGAACAGCACCTTGCAACTGGAGGCGGCGCCCACCATGCGTGGTCGGGTGATGGCCTTGTGGGCAGTGGCCTTTCTGGGCTCCACCCCGATCGGCGGACCGATAGCCGGGGCGGTGTCCGAGCAGTACGGCGGCCGGGCCGGTCTGGCTCTGGGCGCGGTCGCCTGCCTGGTCGCGGCGGGTCTCGCGGCGGTGTTCCTGCGCAGCCAGCGGAGCGGTTCAGCGGGTGGGCTTGCCGCTGGCGTAGAGCCAGTTCTGGAAGAACGCGGTTAG